In Pedobacter heparinus DSM 2366, the following are encoded in one genomic region:
- a CDS encoding RagB/SusD family nutrient uptake outer membrane protein, producing the protein MKKKSFLSAITFLFFTSILGLVSCKKYLDLSPPSAFDEKFVFSNVANTTSALMGVYEQLTGDNGYGSRLSMMYPYDTDEFIGVTNASAPDNNSRDLSRYNLQPTNGQLTLPFQQLYTGVERANICIKNIPAMAMYSSGSETEKQQLRRLYGEALTLRAQFYLELLRNWGDLPAIFEPAIDQADLYLPKTDRDVIYDRLLDDLKLAAELVPWRNDPGVVADERITKGAVKGLRARIALFRGGYALRREPQQMERKADYLKYYQIARDECNEVMQRRDKHTLNPNFQDIFKNNIDAFKIEPNGEVMFEVALGKDISGRIGYYDGPRFYVSSTTAQQGNSSVRAVPVYFYAFNELDTRRDVTLAPYYNNADKTKAVQTMVNMTCGKFRADWWNPAPTSASQQTGINWPILRFSDVLLMFAEAENELNNGPSPAAKTAYEEVRKRAFKGNESAIGITPGGKADFFNAIVNERYFEFGGEGVRKYDLIRWNLLAARISETRANYTKMLNKQAPYNNLPQNMYYKTASPDVIFSNSLYAPTPATLPTGYTRVAWVSSITTTWITNFAQYFKPDHSELMPLPQSVVESNPKLKQDYGY; encoded by the coding sequence ATGAAAAAGAAATCATTTTTATCCGCAATAACCTTTCTTTTTTTTACCAGCATACTTGGCCTGGTTTCCTGTAAAAAGTATCTTGACCTGTCGCCACCATCCGCATTTGATGAAAAGTTTGTGTTCAGCAATGTGGCCAATACTACCAGTGCCCTGATGGGTGTTTATGAACAGCTGACCGGCGACAATGGCTATGGAAGCAGGTTGAGCATGATGTACCCCTACGATACGGACGAATTTATAGGTGTTACCAATGCTTCTGCACCTGATAACAATTCGCGCGACCTTTCGCGGTATAACCTGCAACCTACAAACGGACAGCTTACCCTGCCTTTTCAACAATTGTATACCGGAGTGGAGCGGGCCAATATCTGCATCAAGAACATTCCGGCAATGGCCATGTACAGCAGCGGCTCGGAAACTGAGAAACAGCAGCTCCGCAGGTTATACGGCGAGGCGCTTACCCTGCGTGCGCAGTTTTATCTGGAACTGCTCAGGAACTGGGGGGATCTTCCGGCCATATTTGAACCGGCAATTGACCAGGCAGATCTTTACCTGCCAAAAACAGATCGCGATGTGATTTACGACCGTTTGCTGGATGATCTTAAATTGGCCGCCGAGCTGGTGCCCTGGCGTAATGATCCGGGTGTGGTAGCGGATGAACGCATTACCAAAGGAGCTGTAAAAGGCTTAAGGGCACGTATTGCCCTTTTCAGAGGTGGATATGCGTTAAGAAGGGAACCACAGCAGATGGAACGGAAAGCAGATTACCTGAAATATTACCAGATTGCGCGCGATGAATGTAATGAGGTGATGCAGCGCCGGGATAAACATACACTCAATCCGAATTTCCAGGATATATTCAAAAATAATATTGATGCTTTTAAAATAGAGCCCAACGGTGAAGTAATGTTTGAAGTGGCCCTGGGTAAGGACATTAGCGGACGTATTGGTTATTATGACGGCCCGCGCTTTTATGTTTCTTCTACCACTGCTCAACAGGGTAACAGCTCTGTTAGGGCTGTGCCCGTATATTTTTATGCATTTAATGAATTGGATACCCGAAGGGATGTTACGCTGGCGCCTTATTACAACAATGCCGACAAGACCAAAGCGGTGCAAACCATGGTAAACATGACCTGCGGTAAGTTCAGGGCCGACTGGTGGAATCCGGCGCCAACTTCTGCCAGTCAGCAAACCGGCATCAACTGGCCTATTCTTCGGTTCTCGGATGTACTGCTGATGTTTGCTGAAGCTGAAAATGAACTAAACAATGGTCCAAGTCCGGCTGCAAAAACAGCGTATGAAGAGGTGAGAAAACGTGCTTTTAAAGGCAATGAAAGTGCTATAGGCATTACCCCGGGTGGTAAAGCCGATTTTTTTAATGCCATTGTAAACGAACGGTATTTTGAGTTCGGCGGAGAAGGAGTTAGGAAATATGACCTGATCCGCTGGAACCTCCTGGCTGCCAGGATCAGTGAGACAAGGGCAAATTATACCAAAATGCTGAACAAACAGGCCCCTTACAATAATCTGCCACAGAATATGTATTATAAAACAGCCTCTCCGGATGTGATTTTCAGCAATTCATTGTATGCTCCAACTCCGGCAACTTTACCTACCGGATATACCAGGGTAGCCTGGGTAAGTTCCATTACAACTACCTGGATTACCAATTTTGCCCAGTATTTTAAGCCCGATCACAGCGAACTGATGCCTTTGCCACAATCTGTGGTAGAATCGAATCCAAAGCTAAAGCAGGATTATGGCTACTAA
- a CDS encoding metallophosphoesterase family protein, producing the protein MTTSNLIKAAFLVFSITIITAFKVQQNSGQPKPGKALKIMVISDLNASYGALSYSPDIRTVIDRIKTIKPDIILCGGDMVAGQKASLTETRIDSMWTVFDQTVLKPISDLKIPFGFTLGNHDASPGFVKDRIAAKQFWDKHIGATHLDFADNTHYPFYFSYVSNNVFFVSWDASSAKIKPEVLEWMKVQLKSKAATNAGFRILLGHLPLYAIVADKNKPGEVNENADQSLNFFKDNNIDMYISGHQHAYFPAHKNGVILFNAGCIGNGPRPILGHQEPAKKAYSIIEIPVKTPKNFSFNTFMPENNMPIALGSLPDSVTGFNGCIKRIDIR; encoded by the coding sequence ATGACCACCTCAAACCTCATTAAAGCAGCTTTTCTGGTCTTTAGCATTACCATAATTACGGCCTTCAAAGTACAGCAAAACAGCGGTCAACCCAAACCAGGGAAAGCCTTAAAAATTATGGTAATCAGCGATCTGAATGCCAGTTATGGCGCACTTAGCTATAGCCCCGATATCAGAACTGTAATTGACCGCATCAAAACCATTAAACCTGATATCATATTGTGTGGTGGGGATATGGTAGCCGGCCAGAAAGCTTCACTTACGGAAACCCGCATTGACAGTATGTGGACAGTTTTTGATCAAACTGTTTTAAAACCTATCAGCGATTTAAAAATCCCTTTCGGCTTTACTCTGGGGAACCATGATGCCTCCCCGGGATTTGTAAAGGACCGTATAGCCGCCAAACAATTCTGGGACAAACACATTGGAGCTACCCATCTTGATTTTGCCGACAATACGCATTATCCTTTTTATTTTAGCTACGTGAGCAATAATGTATTCTTCGTCAGCTGGGATGCCTCATCGGCAAAAATAAAACCCGAAGTACTGGAATGGATGAAGGTGCAGCTGAAAAGCAAAGCAGCTACAAACGCAGGCTTTCGCATCTTGTTGGGTCATTTACCGCTTTATGCAATTGTGGCTGATAAAAACAAGCCTGGTGAAGTAAACGAAAATGCAGACCAGAGCCTTAATTTCTTTAAAGACAACAACATTGATATGTATATCAGCGGCCATCAGCATGCCTATTTCCCGGCACATAAAAATGGGGTGATATTGTTCAATGCCGGCTGTATTGGCAATGGCCCCCGTCCTATCCTAGGTCATCAGGAGCCTGCAAAAAAAGCCTATTCTATCATTGAAATACCAGTTAAAACGCCTAAAAATTTCAGCTTCAATACTTTTATGCCTGAAAACAATATGCCTATAGCATTAGGCAGCCTGCCCGATTCTGTGACTGGTTTTAATGGCTGCATCAAACGGATAGACATCAGATAA
- a CDS encoding rhamnogalacturonan acetylesterase → MMKPTLKPLIASLIILFVLVSFKNERKKITIYSIGDSTMCDFAPSYLSQFGGDNYPIRGWMQMMPGFFNDQVLIHNAARSGRSSKSFRTEGHWKPVIDQVKAGDYVFIMFGGNDQKPDTARHTDPQTTYRQNLLNYVNETKAKGAYPILFTSLVRRSFGKDGKLRDTYGDYVTAVRNLAKEINVPLIDMYQKSWDLVEGYGPEESKKLFLYIEPGKFTKLPEGKKDDSHLCVFGATEMARLAAQGLKEIKSPLAGYLK, encoded by the coding sequence ATGATGAAACCGACATTAAAACCCTTAATCGCCTCATTAATAATATTGTTTGTACTGGTCAGCTTTAAGAACGAGCGGAAAAAGATAACCATATATTCTATCGGCGACTCTACCATGTGCGATTTTGCCCCCAGTTACCTTTCACAATTTGGTGGCGACAATTATCCCATCAGGGGCTGGATGCAAATGATGCCCGGTTTTTTTAATGATCAAGTGCTGATCCATAATGCGGCCCGCAGCGGTAGGAGCTCTAAAAGCTTCAGGACCGAAGGTCATTGGAAACCGGTTATAGACCAGGTAAAAGCCGGTGATTATGTATTCATTATGTTTGGCGGCAACGACCAGAAACCCGATACTGCCAGACATACAGATCCGCAAACCACCTATAGGCAAAACCTGCTGAATTATGTAAATGAAACAAAGGCTAAAGGGGCATATCCCATTCTGTTTACCTCACTGGTACGCAGAAGCTTTGGTAAAGATGGCAAGCTGCGCGATACTTACGGAGATTATGTGACAGCGGTACGCAACCTTGCCAAAGAAATCAACGTCCCTTTGATAGATATGTATCAAAAATCGTGGGACCTTGTTGAAGGGTATGGTCCTGAGGAATCTAAAAAACTATTCCTGTATATTGAACCGGGAAAATTTACCAAACTGCCTGAAGGTAAAAAAGACGACAGCCATTTGTGTGTATTTGGTGCTACCGAAATGGCGCGTCTTGCCGCACAAGGGCTAAAAGAAATAAAATCGCCGCTGGCCGGCTATCTGAAATAA
- a CDS encoding putative glycoside hydrolase, with protein sequence MKTLLYSFLILSGTTLFAQHKRSDPFPEIPSGGIALAQVFDSKVTDPSQYTAHLSKVCYIWGALKAEQPAGVIASKYFPSIRTPDKKLSIAWYQEYHPDWVMYQEDRITPAYGYVYSYGGLTPLDVSNPEVQEFYFNTFILPAVKSGYKMVAMDNVDLGNWPKSAGHFKGKEWVQLYTGKKDDPVFQQNMISWMQYLSAKLRPLGVRVSANIKATTASAEVILKVIDAVDMWVDETGFCHRGENITGGAWKKAFLFLRKVAPVKAYVSINQVKGLVPQAPAAQIEWVLANYLLSRGPQSLLALAEYGKTTVYHYFDYRKEMDVAIGEPVAEPEESGSGAWIRPYTRGLCLVNPSAVNVAAVQLPKGKWKTLRGNVIENEVNMDPASGLVLTR encoded by the coding sequence ATGAAAACTTTACTTTACAGCTTCCTTATCCTTTCAGGAACCACCCTGTTTGCACAGCATAAGCGCTCAGATCCATTTCCGGAAATCCCTTCGGGAGGAATAGCCCTGGCACAGGTCTTTGATTCTAAAGTTACTGATCCCAGTCAATATACAGCCCATCTGTCTAAGGTCTGTTACATCTGGGGTGCTTTGAAAGCTGAACAGCCGGCGGGTGTTATCGCAAGTAAGTATTTTCCCTCTATCCGTACCCCAGATAAAAAACTATCCATAGCCTGGTATCAGGAATATCATCCCGACTGGGTCATGTACCAGGAAGACAGGATTACACCTGCTTATGGCTACGTTTATAGTTATGGCGGTTTAACGCCACTGGATGTTTCCAATCCGGAAGTTCAGGAGTTTTATTTCAATACGTTTATTTTACCTGCTGTAAAAAGTGGCTATAAAATGGTTGCTATGGACAATGTTGACCTGGGCAACTGGCCAAAAAGTGCAGGCCATTTTAAAGGGAAAGAATGGGTGCAACTGTATACCGGTAAAAAGGATGATCCTGTTTTTCAGCAGAACATGATCAGTTGGATGCAGTATTTAAGTGCTAAACTCCGGCCCCTTGGCGTCCGTGTCTCGGCTAATATCAAGGCCACCACTGCCAGTGCAGAAGTGATATTAAAAGTAATTGATGCTGTTGACATGTGGGTTGATGAAACTGGTTTCTGCCATCGCGGAGAAAACATTACAGGTGGTGCCTGGAAAAAAGCCTTCCTTTTTTTAAGAAAGGTAGCACCTGTAAAGGCTTATGTATCCATTAATCAGGTAAAGGGGCTGGTGCCGCAAGCACCGGCAGCACAAATAGAATGGGTATTGGCCAACTACCTGTTATCGCGTGGCCCTCAAAGTTTGCTTGCGCTTGCAGAATATGGAAAAACTACTGTTTATCATTATTTTGATTACCGTAAGGAAATGGATGTGGCCATTGGTGAACCCGTTGCCGAGCCTGAAGAAAGCGGCAGCGGTGCCTGGATCCGGCCGTATACCAGGGGACTCTGTCTGGTAAATCCATCTGCGGTTAATGTCGCTGCAGTTCAACTCCCCAAAGGCAAATGGAAAACATTGCGGGGAAATGTAATAGAGAACGAGGTAAATATGGATCCGGCTTCAGGACTTGTTTTAACCAGGTAA
- a CDS encoding universal stress protein, whose protein sequence is MLFDHIDLLLVDLLWLIEGGNTVETFSVEFKVGSLELEAIVTAFDYHRRFKVEFVTNEDNPIILLRSEAGEWKVEQPGQRTIPEKGFQELGEAIDKHLDKIYSIKNILVLIDFSAAALNAARYAAVITTRFKTSSIILYHSVSVPLATDVPLQNPPPAIDFQTESIRELNKLKKEIELMVADDITVTVRCDERPLAAAVNILAEQLQLGLVVMGTTGKSNLEKIFIGSNAVHIADACRVPLLIVPKEAVFADIQRVLFACDLKKVIETIPTRPIKTLIHALNAKLYILNVAKNTASFNPDTIAELAALHRLWDDEEPEYHYTDHEDLVAGIMEFASEQQIQLLVTVPRAYGFFEGLFHRSLTSKLAYHTNLPLLLFREDK, encoded by the coding sequence TTGTTATTTGATCACATCGATCTGTTGCTTGTTGATCTGCTTTGGTTAATTGAAGGAGGAAATACTGTGGAAACATTTTCTGTTGAGTTTAAAGTGGGTAGTCTGGAGCTGGAGGCCATAGTAACGGCTTTTGACTACCATCGCCGTTTTAAAGTTGAGTTTGTGACGAATGAAGATAACCCGATCATCCTGCTGCGTTCGGAGGCTGGGGAATGGAAGGTGGAACAACCCGGACAGCGAACAATCCCGGAAAAGGGTTTTCAGGAGCTTGGAGAGGCCATAGATAAGCACCTTGATAAAATATACTCCATAAAAAACATATTGGTGCTGATCGACTTTTCTGCGGCTGCATTGAATGCTGCAAGATATGCTGCTGTAATTACGACAAGGTTTAAAACTTCCAGTATTATTTTATACCACTCCGTTTCAGTCCCGCTGGCTACCGATGTTCCTTTGCAAAATCCGCCGCCTGCTATAGATTTTCAGACTGAAAGTATTAGGGAGCTGAACAAGCTAAAAAAGGAAATAGAACTGATGGTTGCTGATGACATTACGGTAACTGTACGTTGCGATGAGCGCCCGCTGGCAGCAGCGGTGAATATCCTTGCCGAGCAATTACAACTTGGCCTTGTGGTTATGGGTACGACAGGCAAAAGTAACCTTGAAAAAATATTTATAGGTAGCAATGCCGTTCATATAGCCGATGCATGCAGGGTGCCCCTGCTTATTGTACCTAAAGAGGCTGTATTTGCAGATATACAGCGGGTGCTGTTTGCCTGTGACCTTAAAAAGGTAATTGAAACTATACCCACACGGCCTATAAAAACCTTGATTCATGCGCTGAATGCAAAGCTGTATATTTTAAATGTTGCGAAAAATACCGCCAGCTTTAATCCTGATACCATAGCCGAACTGGCGGCCCTGCACCGCCTGTGGGACGATGAGGAGCCTGAATATCATTATACTGACCATGAAGATCTGGTAGCCGGAATTATGGAATTTGCCAGTGAGCAGCAAATTCAGCTGTTGGTTACCGTGCCCAGGGCTTATGGTTTTTTTGAGGGATTGTTTCACCGTAGCCTGACCAGTAAATTGGCCTATCATACCAACCTTCCCCTGTTGCTGTTCCGTGAAGATAAATAA
- a CDS encoding DinB family protein, protein MILQYLTQEFEHEVTSTRKLLQAVPQKDLGYKPSEISWTMGQLAQHIAIIYYWYVGTLTKDVYDMAGDHLERGDPNDIKATLALFESNVEKARAALKSLTEEKLQDNWTMKIGEQVVLGPMPRGIVSRGFLFNHIYHHRGEMIVYLRATGNKVPGMYGPTYEESI, encoded by the coding sequence ATGATACTGCAATACCTCACACAAGAATTTGAGCATGAAGTAACCAGCACGCGCAAATTATTACAGGCGGTCCCTCAAAAAGACCTAGGCTATAAACCATCAGAAATTTCCTGGACTATGGGCCAGCTTGCCCAGCATATTGCCATTATTTACTATTGGTATGTGGGTACACTCACTAAAGATGTGTACGACATGGCAGGTGACCATCTTGAGCGCGGCGATCCTAATGATATCAAAGCTACCCTTGCACTTTTTGAAAGTAATGTAGAGAAGGCCAGGGCTGCACTAAAATCGCTTACTGAAGAGAAGCTGCAGGACAACTGGACAATGAAAATAGGTGAGCAGGTGGTTCTCGGTCCTATGCCAAGGGGCATTGTATCGCGTGGATTTCTTTTTAACCACATTTACCACCATCGTGGTGAAATGATTGTTTACCTGCGTGCTACAGGAAATAAAGTACCAGGTATGTACGGTCCAACGTATGAAGAAAGTATATAA
- a CDS encoding SusC/RagA family TonB-linked outer membrane protein, with protein sequence MKRSIPLLFILLLFAGISFSQQQNRTISGKVMSQAEDELLAGVSVGIKGKPTAVSTDINGAFKITLPLNGEITLVFKYMGYKPREVKVTDEKELTVRMQPEAYMLNEVVSIGYKTLQRKDITGAVASVNARQLKDIPINSAAEALAGRLAGVQVTANEGMPGSDVRILVRGGGSITQSNAPLYVIDGVQVEDGLSNIAPSDIESVEVLKDASETAIYGARGANGVIVVTTKGGREAKTRISYDGFFGLAQLQRKLEVMSPYDFVLRQYERSRGLTNNETAFQQVYGDFADLGQYKNIAGIDWQEKTFGRDAVSQTHTIALTGGGKATTFNVSYTNNAQQGIMLNSKFNRQLINLKLDHRASEKLRAGFGMRYNDQKINGSGVSTSETTATYSLLRHTIKYKPLNTTGLSDDVQDEDYFNDTNTGNGLGVLNPIQLSDAQYRNRPSNNLNINGYLNYILTKGLSFRSTAGVNFTNTTINSFDDYFTSNARQNGGGLPIVNINNTKRFSLNNSNVFTYTLKKKAHNFSALLGQEIYNLRDEVKLDQLKQFSMGITPEKALGQLSLGVSSPLFPANVITESHLLSFFGGLNYAYNDKYLAKLTFRTDGSSKFATDKRWGYFPSGSIGWRISKEDFMKDVHFISDLKLRASYGASGNNRIDDYLYLTTFTTNAKYALNEIVNAGFTSSSLANKNLKWETTVTQNIGLDIALWDNRLQLNIDAYKNKVKDLLLNVRIPSISGYTTQLQNVGQTSNKGLEFQLNAIPVQNKNFSWTTNFNLAFNRNNIDRLSTASSYLPAPAVSFVSGQPSDYIVKVGKPVGSMYGFVSDGFYKVDDFNYDPATQIYTLKAGVADVSGVIGTAQPGWMKLKDRDGDNIITENDKDIIGNATPKFTGGFNQQFTYKNFDMSMFVNFVVGNDIYNANKVEFTNSYTPNTNMLAIMNNRWKMIDANGVVVQKVTVTGGVAQVTGIAPDQLAALNKDANIWMPISGTGAFYPTSWAVEDGSFLRLNNITLGYTFPVKLLSRAKINKLRVYVTANNVAVITGYSGFDPEVNVRSSNPVTPGVDYSAYPRSRTYLFGINLSL encoded by the coding sequence ATGAAAAGATCTATACCACTACTTTTTATTTTGCTGCTCTTTGCAGGCATTTCTTTTTCACAGCAACAGAACCGTACAATCTCGGGTAAAGTTATGAGCCAGGCAGAAGATGAACTGCTGGCTGGCGTATCTGTGGGTATAAAAGGAAAACCTACGGCAGTGAGCACAGACATCAACGGGGCTTTTAAAATAACCCTTCCCTTAAACGGAGAAATAACGCTTGTATTTAAATACATGGGCTACAAACCCAGAGAAGTAAAAGTTACAGATGAAAAGGAGCTGACGGTAAGGATGCAGCCAGAAGCCTATATGCTGAACGAGGTGGTTAGCATTGGTTACAAAACCTTGCAGCGCAAAGACATTACGGGTGCAGTGGCTTCAGTAAATGCAAGGCAACTGAAAGATATCCCCATTAACTCGGCAGCAGAAGCGCTGGCAGGCCGGTTGGCTGGAGTTCAGGTTACCGCAAATGAAGGTATGCCCGGCTCGGATGTGAGGATCCTTGTTAGGGGTGGAGGTTCCATTACGCAAAGTAACGCGCCTTTATACGTCATAGACGGGGTGCAGGTAGAGGATGGGCTGTCGAACATTGCACCATCAGATATAGAATCTGTTGAGGTTTTAAAAGATGCTTCAGAAACTGCTATTTATGGTGCAAGGGGCGCAAACGGAGTAATTGTGGTGACTACCAAAGGGGGGCGGGAAGCTAAGACCAGGATCAGCTATGACGGTTTTTTCGGACTGGCACAATTGCAGCGTAAACTGGAAGTGATGAGCCCCTATGATTTTGTACTCAGACAATATGAAAGGAGCCGTGGCCTGACCAATAATGAAACTGCCTTTCAGCAGGTTTACGGCGATTTTGCAGATCTGGGCCAGTATAAAAACATTGCAGGAATAGACTGGCAGGAAAAAACCTTTGGCCGCGATGCAGTTTCGCAGACCCATACAATTGCCCTAACCGGTGGAGGAAAGGCCACCACTTTTAATGTGAGCTATACCAACAATGCGCAGCAGGGCATCATGCTGAATTCGAAGTTCAACAGGCAGCTGATCAATTTAAAGCTAGACCACCGTGCCAGTGAAAAGCTGAGGGCAGGCTTCGGCATGCGGTACAACGATCAGAAAATCAATGGCTCTGGTGTTTCCACCAGCGAAACAACAGCTACCTACAGCCTGCTTAGGCATACCATTAAATACAAGCCTTTAAACACCACCGGTTTAAGTGATGACGTACAGGACGAGGATTATTTTAATGATACCAATACCGGCAATGGCCTGGGTGTACTGAACCCTATTCAGTTGAGTGATGCCCAATACCGGAACCGGCCTTCAAACAACCTGAACATCAATGGTTACCTTAATTATATATTAACCAAAGGCCTTTCTTTCAGATCTACCGCAGGAGTTAATTTTACCAATACTACCATCAATTCCTTTGATGATTATTTTACTTCCAATGCCCGTCAGAACGGTGGCGGTCTGCCCATTGTTAACATTAACAATACCAAACGTTTCAGCCTCAACAACTCTAATGTATTCACCTATACTTTAAAAAAGAAGGCCCATAACTTTAGTGCATTACTCGGACAGGAAATCTATAATTTAAGGGACGAGGTGAAGCTGGACCAGCTGAAACAGTTTTCTATGGGCATTACACCCGAAAAGGCTTTGGGCCAGCTTAGTCTGGGCGTCAGCTCGCCACTGTTCCCGGCCAATGTCATCACCGAGAGCCACCTGCTTTCGTTCTTTGGTGGCCTGAATTATGCCTACAATGATAAATACCTGGCAAAGCTGACCTTCCGTACCGATGGTTCTTCAAAATTTGCAACAGATAAACGCTGGGGCTATTTCCCTTCCGGGTCAATAGGATGGCGCATCTCAAAAGAAGATTTTATGAAGGATGTGCATTTTATTTCTGACCTGAAACTCCGCGCCAGCTATGGGGCTTCGGGCAATAACAGGATTGACGATTACCTTTACCTGACCACTTTTACCACCAATGCCAAATATGCTTTAAATGAGATCGTAAACGCTGGTTTTACCTCTTCTTCATTGGCCAATAAAAACCTGAAATGGGAAACTACAGTAACACAGAATATCGGTTTGGACATCGCCCTTTGGGATAACCGCCTGCAACTGAATATTGATGCGTATAAAAACAAGGTGAAAGACCTTTTACTGAATGTGCGGATACCATCTATTTCCGGTTACACCACACAACTCCAGAATGTAGGGCAAACCTCTAATAAAGGACTGGAATTTCAGTTAAATGCCATTCCGGTACAGAACAAGAATTTCTCCTGGACAACCAATTTCAACCTTGCCTTTAACCGGAATAATATTGACAGGCTGTCTACCGCCTCCAGTTATCTTCCTGCACCAGCCGTATCTTTTGTTTCCGGTCAGCCTTCCGACTATATCGTTAAAGTAGGTAAGCCCGTAGGTTCTATGTACGGTTTTGTATCGGATGGTTTTTATAAAGTAGATGATTTTAACTATGATCCAGCTACGCAAATTTATACGCTTAAAGCAGGGGTAGCCGATGTATCTGGTGTAATTGGTACAGCACAACCGGGCTGGATGAAACTGAAAGACCGTGATGGCGATAACATCATTACGGAAAATGACAAGGACATCATCGGCAATGCCACACCTAAATTTACAGGGGGCTTTAATCAGCAGTTTACTTACAAAAATTTTGACATGAGCATGTTTGTGAACTTTGTTGTTGGCAATGATATTTACAATGCCAACAAAGTGGAGTTTACCAACAGCTATACACCCAATACCAATATGCTGGCCATTATGAACAACCGCTGGAAAATGATTGATGCCAATGGTGTGGTAGTACAAAAGGTGACTGTAACAGGTGGGGTGGCCCAGGTAACCGGCATAGCACCGGACCAGCTGGCGGCACTGAACAAGGATGCGAACATTTGGATGCCCATCAGTGGTACAGGTGCTTTTTATCCTACCTCATGGGCAGTTGAAGATGGTTCTTTTCTACGACTCAATAACATTACCCTGGGGTATACTTTTCCGGTTAAACTGCTGAGCAGGGCAAAAATAAACAAGCTTCGGGTATATGTTACGGCAAATAATGTGGCCGTTATAACCGGCTATTCCGGTTTTGACCCCGAAGTGAATGTCCGCAGTTCCAATCCGGTAACGCCGGGGGTAGATTATTCCGCTTATCCGCGCAGCCGCACTTATCTGTTTGGCATTAACCTTTCCCTTTAA